A stretch of the Clostridium sp. 'White wine YQ' genome encodes the following:
- the mgtE gene encoding magnesium transporter — protein sequence MNKSLNINELKERLINLPGNEFLEFIEDIHPADILDVIRESEEEKAYLIKKLPHWLLADVIEEMEEEEKEEFLNLFTDIEQGNIVNEMSSDEITDLLLSVEPDKANKLLEALDKEDQEEVKELLTYQEDTAGGLMATEFIAIKENMTVAETLTYLQTAGIEAETVYYLYVLDEEESLKGILSLRELVISSFDIIIRDIMHENVKSIPVFMDQEDVAVIFEKYGFQAMPVVGDKGDMLGVITLDDIIEVVRDEDNEDIYRLGGLNEGEVLDGRARESVKSRLPWLFVNLITAILAGATVNIFNGTIDRVVILASFMPIVAGMGGNAGTQSLTLIVRGIALGELTGENARRVFFKEVLTGLVNGAAIGVAVSMLGVLWSGNPIFGLVVGIAMILNMALATIVGYAVPVVLKKVGVDPALASAVFVTTFTDVCGFFFFLGLATLFISKLT from the coding sequence ATGAACAAAAGCTTAAACATTAATGAATTAAAAGAAAGACTTATAAATTTACCAGGAAATGAGTTCTTGGAATTTATTGAGGATATTCATCCAGCAGATATTTTAGATGTTATTAGAGAGTCAGAAGAAGAAAAGGCTTATTTAATTAAAAAACTTCCACATTGGCTATTAGCAGATGTAATAGAAGAAATGGAAGAGGAAGAGAAAGAAGAATTCCTTAATCTATTTACTGATATTGAACAAGGAAATATAGTCAATGAGATGAGTTCAGATGAAATAACGGATTTACTTTTAAGCGTTGAACCAGATAAGGCTAATAAATTACTTGAAGCGCTAGACAAGGAAGATCAAGAAGAGGTTAAAGAACTACTAACTTATCAAGAGGATACCGCTGGTGGACTTATGGCAACAGAATTTATTGCCATAAAAGAAAACATGACAGTAGCAGAAACATTAACTTATCTTCAAACTGCAGGAATTGAAGCAGAAACAGTGTATTATTTATATGTTTTAGACGAAGAAGAAAGTTTAAAAGGAATACTATCACTTAGAGAACTTGTTATTTCATCATTTGACATAATAATAAGGGATATAATGCATGAAAATGTGAAGAGTATTCCAGTTTTTATGGATCAGGAAGATGTAGCAGTAATATTTGAGAAATATGGATTTCAAGCAATGCCAGTTGTTGGAGATAAAGGAGATATGCTTGGAGTAATAACGCTAGATGACATTATTGAAGTTGTTAGAGATGAGGATAATGAGGATATATACCGTCTTGGAGGACTTAATGAAGGTGAAGTATTAGATGGAAGAGCTAGAGAATCAGTTAAGAGTAGATTACCCTGGTTATTCGTTAATTTAATTACAGCAATTTTAGCAGGAGCAACAGTTAATATATTTAATGGAACGATAGATAGAGTAGTAATATTGGCGAGCTTTATGCCTATTGTGGCAGGTATGGGTGGAAATGCAGGTACTCAAAGCTTAACTCTCATAGTAAGAGGAATAGCATTAGGGGAGCTTACTGGTGAAAATGCTAGAAGAGTATTTTTTAAAGAAGTATTAACTGGGTTGGTAAATGGAGCGGCTATTGGAGTTGCAGTAAGTATGCTTGGTGTACTTTGGTCAGGTAATCCTATTTTTGGTTTAGTAGTTGGCATAGCAATGATACTTAACATGGCATTGGCAACAATTGTCGGATATGCAGTTCCGGTAGTACTCAAAAAAGTAGGAGTGGACCCAGCATTAGCCTCTGCTGTATTTGTAACAACTTTTACTGATGTATGTGGTTTCTTTTTCTTCTTAGGATTAGCTACATTATTTATAAGCAAGTTAACATAA
- a CDS encoding NAD(P)-dependent malic enzyme, with protein sequence MDIYQESLKFHEMKKGKIEVISRVEVKDSMDLSLAYTPGVAEPCKEIHKDPEKAYLYTRKWNTVAVISDGTAVLGLGDIGPLASLPVMEGKSVLFKEFGDVDAFPIVLDTKNVEEIVETVIRISPSLGGINLEDISAPRCFEIESKLKEKLDIPVFHDDQHGTAIVVLSGIINALKLVNKDIDKIKVVVNGAGSAGTAIAKLLLSMGVKDMIVCDKVGILYDGIEEVDDAKKALAKITNFSKMKGTLDDALVNADVFIGVSAPGILKPEMVKKMNKDSIVFAMANPVPEIFPEDAKKAGVKVIGTGRSDFPNQVNNVLAFPGIFRGALDVRAKEINEEMKIAAAYAIANSISSEELTEDYIIPKSFNRDVQNKVAEAVRNAAIKTGVARI encoded by the coding sequence ATGGATATATATCAAGAATCACTAAAATTCCATGAAATGAAAAAAGGTAAGATAGAAGTAATTTCTAGAGTAGAAGTTAAAGATTCTATGGATTTAAGCTTAGCTTACACTCCAGGAGTTGCTGAACCTTGTAAAGAAATACATAAGGATCCTGAAAAAGCATATTTGTACACTCGTAAATGGAATACAGTTGCCGTAATCTCAGATGGTACTGCTGTATTAGGATTAGGCGATATTGGACCATTAGCATCTCTTCCTGTTATGGAAGGGAAAAGTGTTCTGTTTAAAGAATTTGGAGATGTAGATGCTTTTCCTATTGTTCTAGATACCAAAAACGTCGAAGAAATTGTTGAAACAGTTATTAGAATATCACCTTCCTTAGGAGGCATAAATCTTGAAGATATATCTGCTCCAAGATGTTTTGAAATAGAAAGCAAGCTTAAAGAAAAACTCGATATCCCTGTGTTTCACGATGACCAGCATGGTACTGCTATTGTTGTACTTTCAGGCATCATTAATGCATTAAAACTTGTAAATAAAGATATTGATAAAATAAAAGTAGTCGTAAATGGCGCTGGTTCTGCTGGGACTGCCATTGCTAAATTGTTACTTTCCATGGGTGTTAAGGATATGATAGTTTGCGATAAAGTTGGAATTCTTTATGATGGTATAGAAGAAGTGGATGATGCAAAAAAAGCCTTAGCTAAAATAACTAATTTCTCAAAGATGAAGGGAACACTAGATGATGCCTTAGTAAATGCTGATGTATTTATTGGTGTTTCTGCACCAGGAATACTAAAACCAGAAATGGTAAAAAAGATGAATAAAGATTCTATTGTTTTTGCAATGGCAAATCCTGTTCCTGAAATTTTCCCTGAAGATGCTAAAAAAGCAGGAGTAAAAGTAATTGGCACTGGTCGTTCCGATTTTCCAAACCAGGTAAATAATGTTCTAGCCTTCCCTGGAATATTTAGAGGGGCTTTAGACGTTAGGGCTAAAGAAATAAATGAAGAAATGAAAATAGCCGCAGCTTATGCTATCGCAAATTCAATTTCTAGTGAAGAATTAACTGAGGATTATATTATACCAAAATCTTTTAATAGAGATGTTCAAAATAAGGTGGCTGAAGCTGTAAGAAATGCAGCTATTAAAACTGGGGTTGCAAGAATATAG
- a CDS encoding adenylosuccinate synthase, with protein MSAFVVLGAQWGDEGKGKMTDYLAEEADVVVRFQGGNNAGHTVVVGDKEYKLHLIPSGILYDDKLNVIANGVVVDPVALFEEIDYLEGLGVKVTPEKLAISDRAHLIMPYHKVLDKLKEKARGKNDIGTTGKGIGPCYTDKYERSGIRICDLLHEDVFKEKLAENLNLKNPYITKVLGGEELSFDEIYDLYSKLAERLRPFVQDTSVRVYDEIKKDKNVLFEGAQGMLLDIDHGTYPYVTSSNTTSCGVASGVGIGPNMIQNALGIAKAYTTRVGKGPFPTELENETGEWIRQKGHEYGVTTGRSRRCGWLDLVILKTTVRVCGLTSLVVTKIDTLAGLDKIKMCVGYKFEDKVIDYFPASLEDLAKCEPVYEEFDGWDESIEEARSYDELPENAKVYLRRIEEITGVKIDIVSVGPKRDQTIRVK; from the coding sequence ATGTCAGCATTTGTTGTATTAGGAGCCCAATGGGGAGACGAAGGAAAAGGTAAGATGACAGATTACCTAGCAGAAGAGGCAGATGTAGTAGTTAGATTCCAAGGTGGAAACAACGCAGGACATACAGTAGTCGTTGGAGATAAAGAATATAAGCTTCATTTAATCCCTTCAGGAATATTATATGATGATAAATTAAATGTAATTGCAAATGGAGTTGTTGTTGACCCAGTTGCATTATTTGAAGAAATAGATTATTTAGAAGGTTTAGGAGTTAAGGTAACTCCAGAGAAGCTAGCAATTAGTGATAGAGCACATTTAATAATGCCTTATCATAAAGTTTTAGATAAACTTAAAGAAAAAGCTAGAGGAAAGAATGATATAGGAACAACTGGTAAGGGTATTGGACCTTGCTATACTGATAAATATGAGAGAAGTGGAATTAGAATATGTGATCTTCTTCATGAAGATGTATTTAAAGAAAAGTTAGCTGAAAACTTAAACCTTAAGAACCCATATATTACTAAGGTTTTAGGTGGCGAAGAGCTATCATTTGATGAAATATATGATCTATACTCAAAATTAGCTGAAAGATTAAGACCATTCGTTCAAGATACTTCAGTTAGAGTATATGATGAAATTAAAAAAGATAAGAATGTTCTTTTTGAGGGAGCTCAAGGAATGCTTCTTGATATAGACCACGGAACTTATCCATATGTTACTTCATCAAATACAACTTCATGTGGAGTTGCAAGTGGAGTAGGAATTGGCCCTAATATGATCCAAAATGCTTTAGGAATTGCAAAAGCATATACTACAAGAGTTGGTAAGGGACCATTCCCAACAGAGTTAGAAAATGAGACTGGTGAATGGATAAGACAAAAAGGGCATGAATATGGCGTTACTACTGGAAGATCTAGAAGATGTGGATGGTTAGACTTAGTTATATTAAAAACTACTGTTAGAGTATGTGGATTAACATCTCTTGTAGTTACTAAAATAGATACTCTTGCAGGATTAGATAAAATTAAGATGTGTGTAGGATATAAGTTTGAGGATAAGGTAATAGATTATTTCCCTGCATCTCTTGAAGATTTAGCTAAATGTGAACCAGTTTATGAAGAATTTGATGGCTGGGATGAAAGCATAGAAGAAGCAAGAAGCTATGATGAGTTACCGGAAAATGCAAAGGTATATTTAAGAAGAATAGAAGAAATTACAGGTGTAAAAATTGATATAGTATCAGTTGGACCTAAGAGAGATCAAACTATAAGAGTAAAATAA
- a CDS encoding AI-2E family transporter — MEKKSLLYNLLILNLFLIFILLLSRSTILITFIKKASKVIILPIVIALFLYYLINPLKRLFVKKGLSLKLSVFLSLIISSLILYVFFFIIISNLVEQKDYFIYRVSLLITQYKDGNFNYIKDLLSNYIDFNAIKDYFMSQGQNYISRIISILRALFDFGWNLFSNVILVLLIVYHLLNGDTKFKKYLLSLPFVRKHKRANYIIEEGDTVLSKYITGQATVAFFLALSVFIGYLAIGFPGKLFLSLLTFILAFIPFLGFFISMIIPYIIALTMGLPMVIKLTLVFMIAQTIKGRFIVPLVMSKAMKIHPLTDIFLVIAAATIFGIAGAFLVVPVYSILKIVWSSRNIELQ, encoded by the coding sequence ATGGAAAAGAAGAGTTTACTATATAACTTATTAATATTAAATCTATTTTTAATCTTTATATTATTATTGTCAAGATCCACTATTTTAATAACTTTTATTAAAAAAGCTTCTAAGGTAATTATATTACCTATAGTTATTGCTTTATTCCTATATTATCTTATAAATCCCTTAAAAAGATTATTCGTTAAAAAAGGACTCTCATTAAAATTATCAGTTTTTTTATCACTAATAATTTCATCCTTAATTTTATATGTTTTTTTCTTTATAATTATTTCAAATCTTGTTGAGCAAAAAGATTATTTTATTTATAGAGTTTCTTTATTAATTACTCAATATAAAGACGGAAACTTCAATTATATTAAAGATCTACTTTCAAACTACATTGATTTTAATGCTATTAAAGATTATTTTATGAGCCAAGGACAAAATTATATATCAAGAATAATTTCTATTCTGAGAGCTTTATTTGATTTCGGATGGAATCTTTTTTCTAATGTAATTTTAGTTTTATTAATCGTTTATCATCTATTAAATGGTGATACAAAATTTAAAAAGTACTTATTATCCTTACCTTTTGTAAGAAAGCATAAAAGAGCTAATTATATTATTGAAGAAGGTGATACTGTTCTTTCTAAGTACATAACTGGGCAGGCAACAGTGGCTTTTTTTCTTGCCCTTTCAGTTTTTATAGGTTATTTAGCTATAGGTTTTCCTGGGAAATTATTTTTATCGTTACTAACCTTTATACTCGCCTTCATACCTTTTTTGGGGTTTTTTATATCCATGATTATTCCATATATAATTGCTTTGACTATGGGGCTTCCAATGGTTATAAAACTTACTCTGGTTTTTATGATAGCACAAACTATTAAAGGTAGGTTTATTGTTCCTTTAGTTATGTCAAAAGCAATGAAAATACACCCTCTTACTGACATATTCCTAGTAATAGCTGCAGCTACTATATTTGGGATTGCTGGTGCATTTCTTGTAGTGCCAGTATACTCTATACTTAAAATTGTTTGGAGCAGTCGTAATATTGAATTGCAATAA
- a CDS encoding DUF1858 domain-containing protein, protein MITKEMTIGEVVRTNPEKAEILMSFGMGCVGCPSAQSETLEEAAIVHGLNLTELMTALNK, encoded by the coding sequence ATGATAACAAAGGAAATGACAATCGGAGAAGTAGTTAGAACTAATCCTGAAAAGGCAGAAATATTAATGAGCTTTGGTATGGGATGTGTTGGATGCCCATCAGCTCAATCAGAAACATTAGAAGAAGCTGCTATCGTACACGGATTAAATTTGACAGAATTAATGACTGCATTAAATAAATAA
- a CDS encoding acyl-[acyl-carrier-protein] thioesterase — MGKSFEYIYPINYYNLDVGLKCKITSIFDFLCDIGMQQSERLEVGVDKLLEKNLTWVFYKYNLKIYRYPGFGENIKIKTIPTGFKKFYAYREYFLYDEKDNLIAEGMSLFFLIDISRRRPSRIPKDLYEAYGCSGDIEETIPMNEPDKLEEAQYSKEFYVRYSDIDSNKHVNNTRYVEWALEVVPQEIITNYTLEDINIVFIKEITYGHMVRTMCATEEQEGNKIKIVHLIKDDEGNDITSLTSLWKKI, encoded by the coding sequence ATGGGGAAGAGTTTTGAATATATATATCCAATAAATTATTATAATTTAGATGTAGGACTAAAATGTAAAATAACTTCTATTTTTGATTTTTTGTGTGATATAGGAATGCAGCAATCCGAAAGATTAGAAGTAGGGGTAGATAAGTTACTAGAGAAGAACTTAACTTGGGTGTTTTATAAATACAATCTTAAAATATATCGGTATCCTGGTTTTGGTGAAAATATTAAGATAAAAACTATTCCAACAGGGTTTAAAAAGTTCTATGCCTATAGAGAGTATTTTTTATATGATGAAAAAGATAACTTAATAGCTGAGGGTATGAGTTTATTTTTTTTAATAGACATTAGTAGGAGAAGGCCATCTAGAATTCCAAAAGACCTATATGAAGCTTATGGCTGTAGTGGTGATATAGAAGAGACTATTCCTATGAATGAACCTGATAAGCTTGAGGAGGCTCAATATTCAAAAGAATTTTATGTTAGATATAGTGATATAGATTCAAATAAACACGTTAATAACACGAGATATGTGGAATGGGCATTAGAAGTTGTTCCTCAAGAAATAATTACTAACTACACATTAGAAGACATTAACATAGTATTTATAAAGGAAATTACTTATGGACATATGGTAAGAACTATGTGTGCAACTGAAGAGCAAGAAGGAAATAAGATTAAAATTGTACACTTAATTAAAGATGATGAAGGAAATGATATAACATCCTTAACAAGTCTATGGAAGAAGATATAG
- a CDS encoding NAD(P)/FAD-dependent oxidoreductase, translating into MIHHELLIVGGGASGLLAAIYAKDLGIDVAILEAGDRVGRKILTTGNGRCNISNSTITSPFKGFHSSNEKFPITTLENFSVNDTIDFFSFLGLPIVELENGKLYPKSLQASSVVDVLRLALEDRSIPVYNSCKVKSIHKNKKFILSTSNEEFDSFSCGKLILACGGKSAEKTGSDGSGYSLSRDLGHKVITPLPGIVQLKLDYPYLKALSGIKFDGLASISIDGKVHRKELGELLFTDYGISGPPILQLSALASRAIYEGKSVDILIDMNPEASHTDVDNFLQGHLSIFSHRKISDALIGIVNKKLIPTLLKEASVDNFHKPAWELSWQEKSKLISLMKEWKFKCIGTNGFNNAQVTIGGVDTRDVNEESLESKLVSGLYFIGEILDVHGDCGGYNLQWAWSSSHKAINSILKANNPEA; encoded by the coding sequence TTAATAGTTGGTGGTGGTGCTTCTGGTTTACTTGCAGCTATTTATGCAAAAGACTTAGGAATTGACGTTGCAATTTTAGAAGCTGGAGATAGAGTTGGTAGAAAAATTTTAACAACTGGAAATGGACGTTGCAATATCTCTAACTCAACAATAACTTCTCCTTTCAAAGGATTTCACAGTTCAAATGAGAAATTTCCTATAACTACATTAGAAAATTTTTCAGTAAATGATACTATAGATTTTTTTTCATTTTTAGGTCTTCCTATTGTGGAACTTGAAAACGGAAAATTATATCCCAAATCATTACAAGCCTCTTCAGTTGTTGATGTTTTGAGGTTAGCCTTAGAAGATCGTAGTATTCCTGTTTATAATTCTTGTAAGGTAAAATCTATCCACAAGAATAAAAAATTTATTTTATCCACAAGCAATGAAGAATTCGACTCCTTCTCCTGTGGAAAATTAATTTTAGCCTGTGGAGGAAAATCTGCTGAAAAAACTGGTTCTGATGGCTCTGGATATTCCTTATCTAGAGATCTTGGTCATAAAGTTATTACTCCTTTACCTGGAATAGTGCAGCTTAAATTAGATTATCCTTATTTAAAAGCCCTATCGGGAATTAAATTTGACGGCTTAGCTTCTATTTCAATAGATGGAAAAGTTCATAGAAAGGAATTAGGAGAGCTATTATTTACTGACTATGGAATATCCGGTCCACCCATTCTGCAGCTGTCTGCACTAGCTTCTAGAGCTATTTATGAAGGCAAATCTGTTGATATCTTAATTGATATGAATCCGGAAGCTTCTCATACAGATGTGGATAATTTCCTACAAGGCCATTTAAGTATTTTTTCACACAGGAAAATTTCTGATGCTCTTATAGGAATTGTTAACAAAAAACTAATTCCTACTTTACTTAAAGAAGCTTCTGTTGATAACTTTCATAAGCCGGCTTGGGAATTATCATGGCAGGAAAAATCCAAACTTATTTCTCTAATGAAGGAATGGAAATTTAAATGTATTGGAACAAATGGATTCAATAATGCACAGGTAACTATAGGTGGTGTAGATACTCGTGATGTTAATGAGGAATCCTTGGAATCTAAATTGGTTTCTGGATTATATTTTATAGGTGAGATCTTAGATGTTCATGGAGACTGTGGAGGATATAATCTTCAATGGGCTTGGAGTTCCTCTCATAAAGCAATAAACTCTATTCTTAAAGCAAATAACCCTGAGGCATAA